The Hymenobacter swuensis DY53 genome includes the window GAAAGGCTGTTCGGCGGGGGTATTGGCCGGCGTCTGAAGTTCTGGCGGCACCGCGCCCTGGCTGTTATCGGCGGGGCTGGCCGGCGTGTGGGGCTGGTTGTCACTTGGGGTGTGGGAGGTGGTTGCGTCCGTCATGGCGTAGAGTAGCTGGGTTGGGTCCTTCTGTCATACGCAGCCAGCGCGGCCACGTTCCAAACCGGGCTATTTTTACCAATCTGGAAAACCATGTAGATTTACCGCCATTCTTTCACCCCACAACCGCTTACACCCGCTATGAAAACCGGCAAAGTGAAGTTTTTTAATGAGTCCAAAGGCTATGGTTTCATCGTTCAGGATGAAAACGGCCAGGAAATTTTTGTACACCAGACGGGTCTCGTTCACGAAATCCGTGAGAATGACCGGGTTTCGTTTGACATCATTGATGGCAAAAAAGGCCAGAACGCCGTGAAGGTAGAGCGCATCTAACCAGCCCGCCACCTACCAAAAAAGGCCCGCCGGATGTACCGGTGGGCCTTTTTTATGTAGTGAAGTACCTTATTTACCTGCTGGCGCGTGCGTCACTACCCGCACGCCCACGGCCATGATGCCACGGAGCTGATCCTGGCGCATGTACTGCTCCAGCGTGATTTTGTACGGTCCCGTCTGGGAAAACTTCTGGTTTGGCAGAGCCAGGAAACGGTGGTCGAAAATATCCCCGGACCCGTTGCCGCGCGGCTCCCCGGTTTGCGGATCCATCAGCAGCATCTGGTGCAGCCGCCTTGACAGAGGCTTACCATTGGGGCCACTGAGCGTGTGCTTTACATAGAGATTATAATACTCGTAATCAGCCGCGTTCCGCACGTTGAAATACACATCGTAGTGCTGAGCAGTGTCGGGTATTTCAAACTCAAAGGAAGGCTTGTCCTGCACAGCCCATACATAGGGCTCACCCAGTGGGGATTTGAGGTCGGTATTCTTCTCATACACCTCATTGGCGTCACAGGAAGCCAGTAGCAGACTCACCCCCAGAGCCGGGAGCAAACGGAGCAGAAAATGCATAACGAAGAGTTAGGAAGCTGATGGAGCCGTATCCTCGGCACTGCCGCCCCGGCCCGGGCGGTTACCCCGGCGGCCCGAGCGACCCCGCCGGCTTTCTCCCGCGTCCGCTCCTGAACGGCGGCCGCCCTCGGGGGTTTCACCGGTCGGGCGGGCGGAGCGGTTACCGTCACGCGGCGGGCGAGGCGTATCGGCTGCCGGAGTGCCCCCTTCTGCAGAGCGGGGCGCATCGGTACGTTTGCTCTCACCACGGCCCCGGCCCCGGCGGTTGAGCGGCCGAGCAGCGGCCCCACGCGGCCGGGCACGCTCTTCCGGCGTGGCGACAGGCTGTTCACCCTCTTCGGCTGGAGTGGCAGGCGGAGCGGATCGGGTTTCTGAGGCGGCGTTGCTTCGGGTACCGGTGCCCCGGGCGGCGCGGGGAGCCCCAGAGGCAACTGCCGGTGTAGGAGCATCGTCGCCCTTCTTTTTCTTGCCCCGCTTGCTGCGCTTGGAGGCCTTAATCTTGTCATCAAGGCGCTCCAGAGAGCCTTCTACAATGGCGGTTACTTCTGGCTCTTTCTCTTCTTCGCGCATGGGGAGCAGCAAGCTTTCGGGCTTTTCGCCGCGCTTGTTCATCTCCAGCACTTCCCGTACGCGCTCAGCGGGTACTACCACCCAGTTGTTGTCGCCGCGCACGGCAAACCACATTTTGCGCTTGAAGATATCGGTCTTCTGCAGCACGTACTCGCCCTTTTCGGTGAGCAAAGGGCGCTGCACCTGCGGGATGTCCTTGAGGGCATCGAGGTAGGTATCCAACTCATAGTTGAGGCAGCACTTGAGGCGGCCACACTGCCCCGAAAGCTTGGCCGGGTTGAGGCTCAGGTTCTGGTAGCGGGCCGCAGTAGTGCTCACGCTTTTAAAATCCGAAAGCCAGGTAGAACAGCACAGCTCCCGACCGCAGCTCCCGATGCCGCCGAGGCGGCCGGCTTCGTGGCGCAGGGAAATCTGGCGCATTTCTACCCGCACCCGAAACTCGTCGGCAAGGCGCTTAATGAGGTCCCGGAAGTCGACCCGATCATCGGCGGAATAGAAGAATGTGGCGCGGGTACGGTCGGCTTGGTACTCCACATCGGAGAGCTTCATTTTCAGGCGTAGTTCATCTACCACGGCCCGGGCCCGGAACATGGTGCCGGTTTCCAAGTCGCGCACGGCCTGCCAGCGTTCCGCATCCTGCTCAGTAGCCACGCGCAGAATGGGCCGGATTTCCTTGGAATCAAGAGGTACCTTTTTCTTTTTCATCTGCAGGCGCACCAGCTCGCCTTTCAGCGAAACGTGGCCTAAATGCCAGCCATTGCCGGCTGCTTCTACCACAATAGCGTCGCCGGTGATGAGGGGCAGGCGGCTCTTGTTCCGAAAAAAATCCTTGCGGCCGCCTTTAAAGCGTACTTCTACAAGGTCAAACTCTTTAAAGTCGCTGGGCATATCCAGGTCCTGGAGCCAGTCGAATACATTGAGGCGGGTACAGCCGCTACTGCAACTACCCTTCGAGCCGCAGCCCTGAGCAGATGTAGTGGAGCAGCCCCCGCCGGAGGAGGAGCAGGATGAGCAAGCCACAGCTTGAGGAATCTATATGGTAAGGCAGCCGACAAAGGCCGGCCGCACGAAATCGGTTGTTTACAAAGATAGAGAAATAGCCGGGGCAGCGGTTGGCAGCTTGATCAGGCCTGCTAAGCCAGAAAAAAATGCCGTCTGCCGAATTTTTTTTTGACAGTGGCGGACTTTGCTGTACAGCACAGGCTTGCTACTCAAAAATTGTGGCTCTATGCCCCAGAAACACATTTTTCATCGAAAATTCACAAAGTACTATAATCCTATTACCGGACTACAAAAGCTCAAAAAACATAGGCAAAACACAGACTATCAGCGTATATAATTTTGACAATCATTTGCTGCTAATTTTGAAATATCCTCAATAACAACCTATGTTTGATGCGTTCTTCAACCAATCCACAACCAAAACACATGAAAAAACTAAAAGTACTCGCACCGCTGGCGTTGCTGGCTGCCACTAGCTTGTCCTTGTCGTCTTGTCAGGAAAAAGCCAATGTTGAAGTAAAAAACGAGGTATCAGAATCTACCATTAGCCAGATCAAAGCCCTGGGCTTTACGGCCGATGGCGCTCAGAAAGTGGATGGTGGCGTACTCGTGGAAGGCGACATCCTGCTCACCAATGAAATGCTGGCCAGCAAGCCTGACTACAGCATGGTTCGGGTAGGTCAGGACGAGCAGTACCGTACCAACAATCTGGTAACCGGCCTGCCCCGCACCCTCACTATTCGTGTGGCCAGCAGCTTGCCTTCAGCCTATATCACGGCTACTGACGAGCTGATTCGCCGCTACAACGCTGAAAACCTGCGCGTACGATTCTCCCGGGTAACTTCGGGTGGCAACATCGTACTGAGCGCGGCTCCTTCGGGTTCCGGCTACCTGGCTTCGGCTGGTTTCCCGTCCGGTGGCAATCCTTACGGCTCGGTATCAGTGAACGTAGGTGCTATCGGCACGGCTAATGCCTCTACCTACATTGCTACCATCTTGGCACACGAAGTTGGTCACTGCATCGGCTTCCGTCACACTGACTACATGAGCCGTCAGTATAGCTGCGGTGGCTCGGCGGTGAACGAAGGTGCCAGCACGGTTGGTGCCGTGTATATCCCCGGTACGCCTTCGGGTCCTGATCCGAACTCGTGGATGCTGGCTTGCATCGGCTCGGGTGCTAACCGTCCGTTCAACACGAACGACCGCACAGCGCTGAACTACGTGTACTAGGCTTCGGCTTAACACAGACATAAAACGGCCCCCGACTCAGCAGAGTCGGGGGCCGTTTGTGTTTGGACTGGCTAGTACTGTATTACGGCTCTGCTGATGGCGCGCAACAGGCATTCGATTTATTGCAGCCAGATAGTTACTGACTGCAGAGCAGTCTGACTCAAGCGGAGTTCCGGTGAAATATCCTTCTGCTCACCTAGCTGCCCATTTTATCAGCCGCCGCTTTATTCAAGCGGGAGTTACGCCTAACCGCACCATTGAGTGCCGGCCCAACAGGACGTTGCTGTCGGGCCGGCACTCAATGGCGCAAGCCAGATCAGAACGTTACAGCACCATCACGCGGCGCGTAACTTCCCGGCCGCCGGGAGTGCTGATGCGGAGCAAATACACACCCGGGTTCAGGCTGTGCGTATCGAGGGTTTTGATAGTTCCCGTATCGGAAACCACGTTCAGGCGCAAACGCCCCGCCAAGTCAAATACCCGTACGCGCAGCACCTGATCAGGCGGGCCAACCACAGTTAATGGCTCCCCAGCTGCTACAGGCACCGGAAATACCAGTACTTCGGCTGCTGATGGTACTAAGTACACTTCTTCTAGAGAGCTATACACAAGGCGGCCGGTTGTTAGTTGCAGGCGGACGCGGTATTCAGAGCGGCCCGGTTCAGCAGTCGGGTCCACTAGGCGTATTATGGTGCGGCTGCCGGGCGTGAGAGTCTGCACGGCCACAAAACTGCCATCGGCCGCGCGGCGCTCCAACATCACCGCCTGCAGCCGGAAGGTAGTACCCAGCATTAGGTCGAACTCTACGGTATCGGTAACCAGCTGCCGGGGCAGGAAAGAACGGATGTAGCACCCATAGCTTTCCTGCTGCACATTTACCGTTCCGCTTCGCTCCCCCACCCGCTGCTGGATAACCGGCGCGACGGCGAAGTATTGGGCGGCGGTTTCGGCGGCCGTGAGGACCAACGCGGTATCCGGCAGCAAACGATATGGCTCCAGGTGCGTGGCTCCCAGCGCGTACACCTGATACTGCGTAGCCCCGGGCACGCGCGGCCAGGTCAGCAGGGTTTCATCGGGGCAGGTGTAGCCCACTGTCAGCATCAGTGGCCGGGCTACGAAAAACGTGTCAGACAAAACCACGCTGGTTCCGGTGGTGAGGCGCAGCTGTGCCGCTTCGGTTACGTCGGGAGCGGTCCAGCGAAACGCTTGCTGAGCAAGGTTAAGGGCCGGGTTGATGGTATTCCAGGTAGCCTGCCCAACGGGCCGGTATTCCAGCAGCGCCGATGCACCTGGCCCCGCCCACTGCCAGCGCAACAGGGCTGACTCGGCTGCCCGCAGATTACGCGCTTCCGACGGATGCACCCACGTCAGATCTGATTCAAACTCATAGGCAATACTATAAGCCTGCGGGCCTTGGGTAACCTGGAAACCGCGCACCTGCACAGTATATACTCCGGTAGCCGGGGCATCCACCGTAATCTGCTCTACATTGTCGCGGTGGTTAGGGCGGCGGCGGGCCGGCAATGCCAGTGAATCGAGGTGCGGATAGGCGCTGAGGGTCCAGGGGTACCACGTTTGCGTACCGTTTATATCAAACAGCCGCATATCCAGGTCATTCACGAGGGTAGCTGGGGCATTTTCCACGGCGGCGGGGTCGGTCCAGGCCAGCGTGATTTTCAGCCGGTGCGTACCAGCGGGTACCGGAATCGAAATACTCTGCCTTTCACCCTGCATGATGGTGCCTTCCTGAAAACGGCCTTCCAGCATGGTCTGCACCGCCCCTAGCGCATCTACCTGCCCATAGCCCGCCGCAAAATCGACGTTGGGACGGCCCGTATCATCGGCGGTGTTCAGCAGTACAGCTTTCACCAACGCCCCCGAGGGCAACGTACTATATCGGTCCTTATAGGCATGCTGGGCCAGCAGGCTGACACCCGATACTAGGGCTGCCGCGTCGGAAGCTCCCCCATCACCGAAAGCTACCAACTCGGGCTTCACGCGGCCATCGGCGGCGGGGCCCCGGGAGCTGAGCGGAGCCACCTGTCCCAGCGCATCGGTGTTACCTACACTCAGGCTGTTTTTGGAATTTTTGAACTCGCCGGTGAGGTTGCCGGTATTCGCCAAGCCAGCATACGTCCCGGCGGCTCCCATCTGATTGCCGGAATTGCCCGCCGAAAAAACGTGCAGCAACGCCGGGTATTGCCGCACCTGCTGATCATACGCCCGGGCTTCCTGCCCGTAGAAATTCTCCACCGCCACCCCGTACGAGTGGTTTTGGACCGATACGCCCTGCGCCGCCAGCCCCGGCCCGTTATCAGGGAACAGGTTATCATAGCTCGATTGCGCAATGCGCGCTTTCCAGGCGGCACCTTTGCCGTTGGGCGACGAGTTGCCGCCGCCCGCAATGAGCGTTGTCATAATGGTGGAGTGCGAGTTCACCAATTGAGCCTGCGGATCGGGGTTCAGCAGCCGGCCTTTAAAGTCGATGTCCAGAATGTCCAGCGGGCTTTCCTTCACAGACACCG containing:
- a CDS encoding cold-shock protein produces the protein MKTGKVKFFNESKGYGFIVQDENGQEIFVHQTGLVHEIRENDRVSFDIIDGKKGQNAVKVERI
- a CDS encoding gliding motility lipoprotein GldH, whose product is MHFLLRLLPALGVSLLLASCDANEVYEKNTDLKSPLGEPYVWAVQDKPSFEFEIPDTAQHYDVYFNVRNAADYEYYNLYVKHTLSGPNGKPLSRRLHQMLLMDPQTGEPRGNGSGDIFDHRFLALPNQKFSQTGPYKITLEQYMRQDQLRGIMAVGVRVVTHAPAGK
- the ricT gene encoding PSP1 domain-containing protein, whose product is MACSSCSSSGGGCSTTSAQGCGSKGSCSSGCTRLNVFDWLQDLDMPSDFKEFDLVEVRFKGGRKDFFRNKSRLPLITGDAIVVEAAGNGWHLGHVSLKGELVRLQMKKKKVPLDSKEIRPILRVATEQDAERWQAVRDLETGTMFRARAVVDELRLKMKLSDVEYQADRTRATFFYSADDRVDFRDLIKRLADEFRVRVEMRQISLRHEAGRLGGIGSCGRELCCSTWLSDFKSVSTTAARYQNLSLNPAKLSGQCGRLKCCLNYELDTYLDALKDIPQVQRPLLTEKGEYVLQKTDIFKRKMWFAVRGDNNWVVVPAERVREVLEMNKRGEKPESLLLPMREEEKEPEVTAIVEGSLERLDDKIKASKRSKRGKKKKGDDAPTPAVASGAPRAARGTGTRSNAASETRSAPPATPAEEGEQPVATPEERARPRGAAARPLNRRGRGRGESKRTDAPRSAEGGTPAADTPRPPRDGNRSARPTGETPEGGRRSGADAGESRRGRSGRRGNRPGRGGSAEDTAPSAS
- a CDS encoding M57 family metalloprotease, translating into MKKLKVLAPLALLAATSLSLSSCQEKANVEVKNEVSESTISQIKALGFTADGAQKVDGGVLVEGDILLTNEMLASKPDYSMVRVGQDEQYRTNNLVTGLPRTLTIRVASSLPSAYITATDELIRRYNAENLRVRFSRVTSGGNIVLSAAPSGSGYLASAGFPSGGNPYGSVSVNVGAIGTANASTYIATILAHEVGHCIGFRHTDYMSRQYSCGGSAVNEGASTVGAVYIPGTPSGPDPNSWMLACIGSGANRPFNTNDRTALNYVY
- a CDS encoding S8 family serine peptidase, yielding MSAVLFRRIGLPVLLLLLWGEPGQSNGQAQVTRSPGRLAPGLEKDKSQRWLRVSVTDVTACRQWLTQHYPSALVQPEAQQARLLRVRGVTAAALAACPCVSFVQAADRQARPERQLNGADFTLNKVTTVHARYPRITGQGLTVSVKESPLDILDIDFKGRLLNPDPQAQLVNSHSTIMTTLIAGGGNSSPNGKGAAWKARIAQSSYDNLFPDNGPGLAAQGVSVQNHSYGVAVENFYGQEARAYDQQVRQYPALLHVFSAGNSGNQMGAAGTYAGLANTGNLTGEFKNSKNSLSVGNTDALGQVAPLSSRGPAADGRVKPELVAFGDGGASDAAALVSGVSLLAQHAYKDRYSTLPSGALVKAVLLNTADDTGRPNVDFAAGYGQVDALGAVQTMLEGRFQEGTIMQGERQSISIPVPAGTHRLKITLAWTDPAAVENAPATLVNDLDMRLFDINGTQTWYPWTLSAYPHLDSLALPARRRPNHRDNVEQITVDAPATGVYTVQVRGFQVTQGPQAYSIAYEFESDLTWVHPSEARNLRAAESALLRWQWAGPGASALLEYRPVGQATWNTINPALNLAQQAFRWTAPDVTEAAQLRLTTGTSVVLSDTFFVARPLMLTVGYTCPDETLLTWPRVPGATQYQVYALGATHLEPYRLLPDTALVLTAAETAAQYFAVAPVIQQRVGERSGTVNVQQESYGCYIRSFLPRQLVTDTVEFDLMLGTTFRLQAVMLERRAADGSFVAVQTLTPGSRTIIRLVDPTAEPGRSEYRVRLQLTTGRLVYSSLEEVYLVPSAAEVLVFPVPVAAGEPLTVVGPPDQVLRVRVFDLAGRLRLNVVSDTGTIKTLDTHSLNPGVYLLRISTPGGREVTRRVMVL